The following proteins are co-located in the Dietzia timorensis genome:
- a CDS encoding MCE family protein, translated as MSKSSSSRAPVVPLALFTVIMLVVLAGLFVVFSEYRSGSSVGYKATFKDVSQLEKGDKVRIAGVEVGRIKGIDLVAGNLAQVDFSVDSDQIVYTDTVAQVRYENLTGDRYMELAHDGGGKETLEEDGTLPLAQTQPALDLDALLGGFRPLLRALNPDEVNQLTEAIISVFQGESGNVQELLAATSSLTSTLANRDELIGSVIDNLNVVLGTVAENSGNVDRMVDDLQQLISGLSKDSEPIAQSVERIAGAGQSMSDLIADVRPPLKEDIAQADRVASLLNDDEEYVDTVLERLPSDFEKMSRLGTYGGFFNFYLCGVLMRFTAPDGTTKFLPQYEQTTGRCSM; from the coding sequence ATGAGCAAGTCCTCGAGTTCCCGCGCCCCCGTCGTGCCTCTGGCGCTGTTCACCGTCATCATGCTCGTCGTACTCGCAGGCCTCTTCGTCGTATTCAGCGAGTACCGCTCCGGTTCTTCGGTGGGATACAAGGCGACGTTCAAGGACGTCTCCCAGCTCGAAAAGGGCGATAAGGTGCGCATCGCGGGCGTCGAGGTCGGCCGAATCAAGGGGATCGACCTCGTCGCCGGAAACCTGGCACAGGTCGACTTCTCGGTCGACTCGGACCAGATCGTCTACACCGATACCGTGGCGCAGGTTCGCTATGAGAACCTCACCGGCGACCGGTACATGGAGCTCGCCCATGACGGCGGAGGAAAGGAAACCCTTGAGGAGGACGGAACCCTCCCGCTCGCACAAACCCAGCCTGCACTCGATCTCGATGCGCTGCTCGGCGGCTTCCGGCCGCTACTTCGGGCCCTCAACCCGGACGAGGTCAACCAGCTCACCGAGGCCATCATCTCGGTGTTCCAGGGCGAGAGCGGGAATGTCCAGGAACTCCTCGCGGCCACCAGCTCCCTGACCAGTACGCTCGCCAACCGCGACGAGCTCATCGGCTCGGTCATCGACAACCTCAACGTCGTCCTCGGCACCGTTGCGGAGAACAGCGGGAACGTCGACCGCATGGTCGACGATCTGCAACAGCTGATCTCCGGGCTGTCGAAGGACTCGGAGCCGATCGCGCAGTCGGTCGAACGCATTGCCGGGGCAGGACAATCGATGTCCGATCTCATCGCCGACGTACGCCCCCCACTCAAGGAGGACATCGCCCAGGCCGACCGCGTCGCGAGCCTACTCAACGACGACGAGGAATACGTCGACACGGTGCTCGAGCGTCTGCCCTCGGACTTCGAGAAGATGTCCCGACTGGGTACCTACGGCGGTTTCTTTAACTTCTATCTCTGCGGTGTCCTCATGAGGTTCACCGCACCGGACGGCACGACGAAGTTCCTGCCGCAGTACGAGCAGACGACGGGGAGGTGTTCGATGTGA
- a CDS encoding MCE family protein — protein sequence MRTLGKGVKFIAVVAIIALVVAGAWWLWNRAEHKTITAEFASTKGVYPGDSVRMLGVDIGAITDIKAEDGKSKVTMEIDADQPVPADADAVLVAQSLVAERFIQLTPAYDGGEQIHDGAVIPTDKTAIPVEWDEIKNELMSLSTALGPTDDNPDGTLSDFVDASDEMFDGNGQRARRTLEELSSTMETLSQGRTDLFSTVQNLQLFVSALSNSEDQIVAFSGRLASVTDVLNESTGDLDNALIDLDVALQDVDRFLGNNSDKITRGVDKLGQATNVLRDRREEVENLLHVGPTAMANFYNIYHPYQGTLNGVLAPQWLSNPMQFVCGAIQAVANNTAQSDAQLCQSYLAPMLNQIAMNYPDVKLATPRTPTAAADQIDNGQKPGTQTPPGVQPPSDSPAARGNDVEAGADLTSLLSPGGGR from the coding sequence ATGAGAACGCTAGGAAAGGGCGTCAAGTTCATCGCCGTGGTCGCGATCATCGCGCTCGTCGTCGCCGGCGCGTGGTGGCTGTGGAACCGCGCCGAGCACAAGACGATCACCGCCGAGTTCGCCTCCACGAAGGGCGTGTACCCGGGCGACTCAGTGCGCATGCTCGGCGTCGATATCGGGGCGATCACCGATATCAAGGCCGAGGACGGCAAATCCAAGGTCACCATGGAGATCGACGCGGATCAGCCTGTCCCCGCGGACGCCGACGCGGTGCTCGTCGCCCAGTCTCTCGTGGCGGAGCGGTTCATTCAGCTCACACCCGCATATGACGGCGGAGAGCAGATCCACGATGGCGCCGTCATCCCGACAGACAAGACGGCGATCCCCGTGGAGTGGGATGAGATCAAGAACGAGCTCATGTCACTCTCCACGGCGCTCGGTCCCACAGACGACAACCCCGACGGCACGCTGTCGGATTTCGTCGACGCCTCAGACGAGATGTTCGACGGCAACGGTCAACGCGCGCGCCGCACCCTCGAGGAGCTGTCCTCGACCATGGAGACGCTGAGCCAGGGGCGCACCGACCTGTTCTCGACGGTGCAGAACCTGCAGCTGTTCGTCAGCGCGCTGTCCAACAGCGAGGATCAGATCGTCGCATTCTCCGGACGGCTCGCCTCGGTCACGGACGTGCTCAACGAGTCGACCGGCGACCTCGACAACGCGCTCATCGACCTGGACGTGGCGCTCCAGGACGTCGACAGGTTCCTCGGCAACAACTCGGACAAAATCACCCGCGGAGTGGACAAACTCGGCCAGGCAACGAACGTCCTTCGCGACCGGCGCGAGGAAGTCGAAAACCTCCTCCACGTCGGCCCGACGGCGATGGCCAATTTCTACAACATCTATCACCCCTACCAGGGCACGCTCAACGGTGTGTTGGCGCCGCAATGGCTGTCGAACCCCATGCAGTTCGTATGTGGCGCGATCCAGGCGGTCGCCAACAACACCGCGCAGAGCGATGCGCAGCTGTGCCAGTCCTACCTTGCGCCGATGCTCAATCAGATCGCGATGAACTACCCGGACGTCAAACTTGCGACGCCGCGTACGCCGACGGCGGCCGCGGACCAGATCGACAACGGCCAGAAGCCCGGCACGCAGACCCCGCCGGGTGTGCAACCGCCCTCGGACTCGCCCGCGGCGCGGGGGAATGACGTCGAGGCAGGCGCAGACCTGACTTCTCTACTCTCACCCGGAGGTGGACGATGA
- a CDS encoding MCE family protein, with translation MTRRPRSTGRPPKPRPASRRAVQAGALATSAVIVLGGCSWQGLNSVALPGAAGRGDGAFEVTVHMPDVTTLTRNSPVRIGDVEVGSISDIVARDYEAVLTLSLDKEVKMPANTWAKVGQTSLLGSQHLELTPPPEEKPTGELKGGDVIPIERAGTYPTTEQTLAALSVVLSGGGLQQIEDIAHELNQALDDGRVTDAKAVIGELNDTVSTLDRQRDSIVEAIEGLDRLSGTVAEQNDTLGKALTQMPEATTLLREQRDQLSGALVGLGDLGARATTVANLAGPDLVENLNSLTPTLAQLADTGRNLTRVMNILITFPFPQNGMDNFLKGDFANLYIDADVTGDRMAETFFLGTDMGDRMAGLEGVVGLAPAPMASADPYAMDVPEGQQHYNGDGAEGAAGAGAPAPAPAPGGGGQP, from the coding sequence ATGACGCGCCGACCACGTTCAACCGGCCGGCCGCCGAAGCCTCGCCCCGCAAGCAGGCGGGCGGTACAGGCGGGCGCGCTCGCGACGTCCGCCGTCATCGTGCTGGGAGGTTGCAGTTGGCAGGGGCTGAACTCCGTGGCGCTCCCGGGTGCCGCCGGGCGCGGGGACGGTGCGTTCGAAGTCACGGTGCACATGCCGGATGTGACGACGCTGACCCGGAACTCCCCGGTGCGGATCGGGGATGTCGAGGTCGGTTCGATCTCCGATATCGTCGCCCGCGACTACGAAGCGGTGCTCACGCTCTCGCTCGACAAGGAAGTGAAGATGCCCGCGAATACGTGGGCGAAGGTGGGCCAGACCTCGTTGCTCGGTTCGCAGCATCTCGAACTCACCCCGCCGCCGGAGGAGAAGCCTACGGGCGAGCTCAAGGGCGGCGACGTCATCCCCATCGAGCGAGCCGGCACCTATCCGACGACAGAACAGACACTCGCGGCGCTGTCCGTGGTGCTTTCGGGCGGCGGGCTTCAGCAGATCGAGGACATCGCGCATGAGCTCAACCAGGCCCTCGACGATGGCCGGGTCACCGACGCGAAAGCCGTGATCGGCGAGCTCAACGACACGGTATCGACCCTCGATCGCCAGCGCGATTCGATCGTCGAGGCCATCGAGGGGCTCGACCGGCTCTCGGGCACCGTCGCCGAACAGAACGACACCCTCGGCAAGGCGCTCACCCAGATGCCCGAGGCGACGACGCTGTTGCGTGAGCAACGAGACCAGCTCTCCGGCGCTTTGGTCGGGCTCGGTGACCTTGGCGCTCGTGCGACGACCGTCGCCAACCTCGCAGGCCCCGACCTCGTGGAAAACCTCAACAGCCTGACCCCGACGCTCGCCCAGCTTGCCGATACCGGCAGGAACCTGACCCGGGTGATGAACATCTTGATCACCTTCCCGTTCCCGCAGAACGGCATGGACAACTTCCTCAAGGGCGACTTCGCCAACCTCTACATCGACGCTGACGTCACAGGCGACAGAATGGCCGAAACCTTCTTCCTGGGCACGGACATGGGCGATCGCATGGCAGGCCTGGAAGGGGTGGTTGGCCTCGCCCCGGCGCCGATGGCAAGCGCCGATCCGTATGCGATGGACGTGCCGGAGGGGCAGCAACACTACAACGGTGACGGGGCAGAGGGCGCGGCTGGTGCCGGCGCTCCCGCTCCCGCGCCCGCACCCGGTGGAGGTGGTCAGCCATGA
- a CDS encoding MCE family protein: MATKKDPAAAKVRKSPKGKLRFRDRDPRWIGILGVAICALLIFVSTTYNKVGWIMGTHDATAYVADAAGLKNGDEVHVAGMRVGTVRDLKIENGAVRIDFDINRDVELGADTRAQIKTDSLLGRRALAVFSGGSGELPDRTIPLDRTSTPYALTDALGDVSKTVEELDTDQVSEALDQISETMDAAGPEVRGALDGITRLSRTLNDRDEELKELLRKASESTDVLGKRSDQFSQLINDGNTLFTALDERKRAIADLIRNVDALAIQLSGLVQDNEAQLGPALDKVEKVSDQLIRNKDNIDLGLRRMGPYSTPLGEAVASGPWFNAYISNLSLPHYTQSLFHDLAPALDPNTGPQPPLEREPTMPGAPEINILDEFPGWGEGRTP, encoded by the coding sequence ATGGCAACGAAAAAGGACCCCGCCGCAGCCAAGGTCCGGAAGTCGCCGAAGGGCAAGCTCCGCTTCCGTGATCGCGATCCTCGCTGGATCGGCATCCTCGGCGTCGCCATCTGCGCCTTGCTCATCTTCGTCTCGACGACGTACAACAAGGTCGGTTGGATCATGGGCACCCACGACGCCACCGCCTACGTCGCCGACGCAGCAGGACTCAAGAACGGCGACGAGGTTCACGTCGCAGGAATGCGGGTCGGCACCGTTCGGGACCTGAAAATCGAGAACGGGGCGGTCCGCATCGACTTCGACATCAACCGCGACGTCGAGCTCGGGGCTGACACACGAGCGCAGATCAAAACCGACTCCCTTCTCGGCCGCCGCGCGCTCGCGGTGTTCTCCGGTGGAAGCGGGGAGCTGCCGGATCGAACGATCCCGCTCGATCGCACATCGACCCCGTATGCGCTCACCGATGCGCTCGGGGACGTGTCGAAGACCGTGGAGGAGCTCGATACCGATCAGGTAAGCGAGGCGCTCGACCAGATCTCCGAGACCATGGACGCCGCGGGGCCGGAGGTTCGCGGCGCACTCGACGGGATTACCCGCCTGTCGCGAACCCTCAATGACCGTGACGAGGAACTCAAGGAACTACTGCGCAAGGCAAGCGAGTCCACAGACGTGCTCGGTAAGCGTTCGGATCAGTTCTCGCAGCTCATCAACGATGGCAACACGCTGTTCACGGCGCTCGACGAACGAAAGCGGGCGATCGCCGATCTGATCCGCAACGTCGACGCACTCGCCATCCAGCTGTCCGGCCTCGTGCAGGACAACGAGGCGCAGCTCGGCCCGGCGCTCGACAAGGTCGAGAAGGTCTCGGACCAGCTCATCCGCAATAAGGACAACATCGACCTGGGACTGCGCCGGATGGGGCCGTACTCGACCCCACTGGGCGAAGCCGTCGCCTCGGGGCCCTGGTTCAACGCCTATATCTCCAACCTGAGCCTGCCGCACTACACCCAGTCGCTGTTCCACGATCTCGCGCCGGCGCTCGACCCCAACACCGGCCCGCAGCCTCCACTGGAACGTGAACCCACCATGCCGGGCGCTCCCGAGATCAACATCCTCGACGAGTTCCCGGGCTGGGGAGAGGGGCGAACGCCATGA